The Nitrosospira multiformis ATCC 25196 region GTCTCCAAGTTGCGCGAGAACGCTAAACAAGTAATCGGTGTTGGAGTCAAGAAATCAACTTCAGATCTGCTGATAGCCAACTGCGATGAATTCATTTTTTATGACGATCTCGTGCGGGAAATCCAGCGTACTGCCGCGAAACACGATACGGCAGAAGCACCGCCTGTGGTAAAACAGGCGCCTGCAGAGGAAAAACGCCCAGGAGAGGAACTCGAAGCACGCAAGGGCCAGGCAATCAACATGGCGGTAGAGACTTTCGACGCCCTGGTATCCGAGCGGGGCGACAGCGGAAAAATCTGGGCATCGACACTCAAGCAAGCGATCAAGCGCCGCAAACCTGGTTTTAACGAGTCTTATTATGGCTTTCGTGCCTTCGGTAATTTGCTTGAGGAGGCGCAAGCCCGAGGCCTGCTTGAACTGGGCCGTGACGAGAAATCGGGCACGTATGTTTATCGCAGCAGCAGCGCGGCCGATAGCGGTACAGCGGTGGAAGCGTCGGCGCCTGCTCCTGCTTCGCTGGAGATTGCGGCCCCCTCAGCGCCGCTCGACGGGCTCATCTCCCTGGATGAAACACATCAGCGGAGAAAGAGTCGTAAGGCCGGGGAAAAGAAAGCAGATTTGCTGCCAGCAACTCCTGTGCCCGGGGCAGAAACTGCACAGACTGCCGGCAATCCGGCAGATCAAACAGTGCCGGAAAAACCAGGAACCAAGGGAAGGAAAAAGCCAGCCACACGCCCTCCGCGCAAACCGGAAGCCGGGACAGACAAGATCGACAAGAAGCCTGGTTAGTCTTTTCGCTTCCCCGTATGAAGCTACGAATCAATCGCTCATCGCCATGATGCAATGCGCGCCCTCAAAGGGATCGGATCGTGCCGGACAGTATTCCAGGTAGATTAAGGAATTCAATGTCAATCCTGATACTCGAACACTTCGACAACCTTGCGGACGCCATCCGTGGATTTCGCAATCTTCACCGCGCTTTGCGCTTCCTCCCGGTCCACCATTCCCATCAGATAAACCACCCCATCCTCCGTCACGACTTTGACGTGGTTGGCCTGGAATAGCCCCTCATTCACGAACCTCGCCTTGACCTTGGATGTAATCCAGGCATCATAACTGCGCGCGGTAAGCGGCTTGATCTCTCCTACGGCAATTTCATTGGTGACGTCACGCACGCCTTCCACGGCCTTCACTATGTCTCCAATCTCATCTTTAACCTTCGCAGATGCCGCCTGGCCAGTCAGCAGTACCTTACCATTGAAGCTCGTGACCTCTACGTGAACCTTGCGGCCAAATTTTTCCTTGATTCTCCCGTTGCTCTTGAACTCGATGCTCTCATCCTGCATCATGGTGCCGCTTGTACGTCTGTCCTCAGCTACCGCATATCCACTGCCCGCAGCCGCCCCCGTTACCGCCACCGCGGCGCAACCGGAGAGAAATGAAAGCGGAAGCAGGAAAAAAACAACCGCCAATAACTTCAAATTCAGGTTCTGCATATATTCTCTCGGAAAAAATATCTCAACCTCTACTTTATCTCCTTTTATCCTCTCCTGGGGTGCATCCTCACCCTTTTCTGCATCAAAAGCGATCGTCAACCGGTGCGAGTTATCGATAAATTCTCCAGCGTGAAAAAAGTTCGGACGTAGGAGGGTTTAAGCAAGGATAGAAGGGCTTCATCCTTCCTGATTTGAGATGATCAGTAGGTCCCAAACAATTACCTGCACTAGAACGGATTCCTCAACTCTTGGTGGTTAATTCCTGATCTATTTCGCTAAGTAACCCCTGCAGCTTTTCTATCTCGACTGGCTTGGTAAGGTGATAATCGAATCCAGCAGTTCGCGCTCTTCGACGGTCCTCTTCGGATCCCCATCCGGTCAAAGCTACCAGGATCAAGCCCTTTATGTTCGAATCAGAACGGAGTTGTTGTGCAACTTCATACCCGCTCAGACCAGGAAGGCCAATGTCGAGGAACATTACGTCAGGTTGAAAGGTCTGAGCGGCCTTAAGAGCATCCGGGCCAGTGTGAACCGTCTCTACCGTATGTCCGGACATCATGAGGAGCATGGCGAGTGTTTCAGCCCCATCCACATTGTCGTCCACCACAAGGATATGGCGGGGAACAGATAGGGTACAGGAGTCCCCTGCCCCAGCAACTTGCCTCTTGATTATTTGCGTTGGGGGGAGGGGAAGACGGACAACGAACGTGCTGCCTTGCCCGAGGCCTTGGCTTTCCGCTGTAATGGATCCGTTGTGCATTTCTACAAGTCGCTTGACGAGGGCTAACCCGATGCCTAATCCTCCCTGTGAGCGATCCAGGGTTTTCCCGACCTGACTAAATAATTCAAATACCTCTAGCAGAGCCTCTGACGTAAGGCCGACTCCGTTATCCCGCACCCTGATGATTACTTCGCTGCCATCTCTCTCGGCAGACAACTCGATTTGTCCTCCTTTGGAAGTGTACTTCGCGGCATTATTCAGGAGGTTACTCACTACCTGGGTCATACGCGTGGGATCGGCGTCAAGCAGGAGCGACTCTTTAGGATTCGAAATGAACAGCCTGTGCTGGTTTTCCTTAATAAGGGGCCGGCTCAGTTCGAGAGCTGCATCCAGTACCGCGCGAACATCTACCCACTCCTTCTTGAGTTGGACCTTTCCGCTGGTAATGCGGGAAACGTCAAGCAGATCGTCGATTAGATGGACCATATGTTCCACCTGTCGCTCCATGATCTCTCGCGTCCTCACCGTGGCCTCCATTGAAGGGGCCAGCTTGAGCACGGCAAGT contains the following coding sequences:
- a CDS encoding NYN domain-containing protein; amino-acid sequence: MATLQENVSMAVFCDFENVALGVRDAKYEKFDIKPVLERLLLKGSIVIKKAYCDWDRYKTFKTALHEANFELIEIPHIRQSGKNSADIRLVVDALDLCYTKSHVNTFVIISGDSDFSPLVSKLRENAKQVIGVGVKKSTSDLLIANCDEFIFYDDLVREIQRTAAKHDTAEAPPVVKQAPAEEKRPGEELEARKGQAINMAVETFDALVSERGDSGKIWASTLKQAIKRRKPGFNESYYGFRAFGNLLEEAQARGLLELGRDEKSGTYVYRSSSAADSGTAVEASAPAPASLEIAAPSAPLDGLISLDETHQRRKSRKAGEKKADLLPATPVPGAETAQTAGNPADQTVPEKPGTKGRKKPATRPPRKPEAGTDKIDKKPG
- a CDS encoding BON domain-containing protein, translated to MQNLNLKLLAVVFFLLPLSFLSGCAAVAVTGAAAGSGYAVAEDRRTSGTMMQDESIEFKSNGRIKEKFGRKVHVEVTSFNGKVLLTGQAASAKVKDEIGDIVKAVEGVRDVTNEIAVGEIKPLTARSYDAWITSKVKARFVNEGLFQANHVKVVTEDGVVYLMGMVDREEAQSAVKIAKSTDGVRKVVEVFEYQD